The Mycobacterium paragordonae genome includes a region encoding these proteins:
- a CDS encoding nitroreductase family protein yields the protein MDIASVDELLTTTRAVRKRLDLTRPVGREVILECIRLAMQAPTSSNAQDWRWVVVTDAGKRAAIAEIYRSIGAEYLVHAEANADDPQTRRVYRSARSLTDTLAQVPVHVIPCLLQPIDERNRLVAASAWASIIPAGWSFLLALRSRGLGSVWTTMHLAKEREVAELLGIPDTVTQAALFPVAYTIGTDFRPAARPPAESITFFDEWGEG from the coding sequence ATGGATATCGCTTCGGTCGACGAACTGCTCACCACTACCCGTGCGGTACGCAAACGTCTCGACCTGACCCGACCGGTGGGTCGTGAGGTGATCCTGGAATGCATTCGCCTGGCGATGCAGGCGCCCACCTCCAGCAACGCACAGGACTGGCGCTGGGTCGTCGTCACCGACGCCGGCAAGCGCGCCGCGATCGCCGAAATCTATCGCAGCATCGGCGCGGAATACCTGGTCCACGCGGAGGCCAACGCCGACGACCCGCAGACCCGCCGCGTGTACCGCAGCGCGCGGAGCCTGACCGACACGCTGGCGCAGGTCCCGGTGCACGTCATCCCCTGCCTGCTGCAGCCCATCGACGAACGCAATCGGCTGGTCGCCGCGTCGGCCTGGGCATCGATCATCCCGGCGGGCTGGAGTTTCCTGCTTGCCCTGCGGTCGCGCGGCTTGGGCTCGGTATGGACGACGATGCACCTGGCTAAGGAGCGCGAGGTCGCCGAATTGCTTGGCATTCCCGACACCGTCACTCAGGCCGCCCTGTTCCCGGTGGCCTACACGATCGGGACTGATTTTCGGCCCGCCGCGCGGCCGCCCGCGGAATCGATCACCTTCTTCGATGAATGGGGCGAAGGCTGA
- a CDS encoding class I adenylate-forming enzyme family protein, which yields MNLGTIIDAAAVADPQRAALIIDGAAISYGTLDAAVRRCAGALAAAGVSAGDRVAVVDTASLLSIASLLGAARVGATAALMNPALTPGELCALLDNAGCCPVAVAGEAFADRLPESVTVLTAAELIGADAPLTAGSAADDADRAAMVLFTSGTTGLPKTVEIGSRQLAARLSRTSQPFSPARPAVTVMMCVPYFHVGGSLGLLASLYSGNTLVVQRRFDAGEWLRLVARHRVTGMFLVPTMLHRILDHPEFTATDLSSLAAITYGAAAAPTVLMRKALAALPNVAFTNVFGQTETLGTFANLTPEDHHDPARAGSVGRPLPGVQVRVVDPVTGADVPPGAVGELWVNSPVNTVAGWLRTGDLGRVDDDGYIYPSGRLRDTINRGGEKFGPVEVEEALRSHPAVSDVAVAGLSDDELGQRVGAAVVTRAPVTLEELRAHCRDMIAYFKLPERLAVVDDIPYNATGKVDRRLLAELICEQS from the coding sequence ATGAACCTCGGGACGATCATCGACGCCGCCGCGGTCGCCGATCCGCAGCGGGCCGCCCTGATCATCGACGGTGCGGCGATCAGCTACGGGACACTCGACGCGGCCGTGCGCCGGTGCGCCGGTGCGTTGGCGGCCGCGGGAGTCTCGGCCGGGGACCGGGTGGCTGTCGTCGACACGGCGAGCCTGCTGTCGATCGCGTCGCTGCTGGGCGCGGCCCGCGTCGGGGCGACCGCGGCACTGATGAACCCCGCGCTGACGCCCGGTGAGTTGTGCGCCCTGCTTGACAACGCCGGTTGCTGCCCGGTGGCGGTGGCGGGGGAGGCCTTCGCAGATCGGCTCCCCGAGTCGGTGACCGTGCTGACGGCCGCCGAACTCATCGGTGCCGACGCGCCGCTGACAGCGGGGTCGGCCGCGGACGACGCGGATCGCGCGGCGATGGTCCTGTTCACTAGTGGAACCACCGGCCTGCCGAAGACGGTCGAGATCGGCAGTCGTCAACTGGCGGCGCGCCTGAGCAGGACGTCACAACCGTTTTCGCCGGCCAGGCCGGCGGTGACGGTGATGATGTGTGTGCCGTACTTTCACGTGGGCGGTTCTCTGGGCTTGCTCGCCAGCCTGTACTCGGGCAACACCCTGGTGGTGCAGCGACGGTTCGACGCCGGCGAATGGCTGCGCCTGGTGGCCCGGCACCGGGTCACCGGCATGTTCCTGGTGCCGACGATGCTGCACCGGATTCTGGACCATCCCGAATTCACCGCCACCGACCTGTCGTCGCTGGCCGCCATCACCTACGGCGCCGCCGCCGCTCCTACCGTGTTGATGCGCAAGGCTTTAGCCGCACTGCCGAATGTGGCCTTCACCAACGTTTTCGGCCAGACCGAGACGCTGGGCACGTTCGCCAACCTCACCCCGGAGGATCACCACGATCCGGCCCGGGCGGGCTCGGTCGGCCGGCCGCTGCCGGGCGTGCAGGTGCGGGTGGTCGATCCGGTCACCGGCGCCGATGTGCCGCCGGGGGCGGTCGGGGAGTTGTGGGTGAACTCGCCGGTCAACACCGTCGCGGGATGGCTGCGCACCGGCGACCTGGGCCGGGTGGATGACGACGGCTACATCTACCCGAGCGGCCGGTTGCGCGACACCATCAACCGCGGTGGCGAGAAATTCGGCCCCGTCGAGGTGGAGGAGGCGTTGCGTTCGCATCCGGCGGTCAGCGACGTCGCGGTCGCCGGACTGTCCGACGACGAGCTGGGCCAGCGGGTCGGTGCCGCGGTGGTGACGCGGGCGCCGGTGACACTCGAGGAATTGCGGGCCCACTGCCGGGACATGATCGCCTACTTCAAGCTGCCCGAACGGCTGGCGGTCGTCGACGACATCCCCTACAACGCGACCGGCAAGGTCGACCGCCGCCTGCTGGCCGAGTTGATCTGCGAACAGTCCTAA
- a CDS encoding NAD(P)H-dependent flavin oxidoreductase, which yields MTLHTRLTDFLAIRHPILLAPMAMVSGGRLAAAVTAAGGLGLLGGGYGDAAWLRSEMAQAGGARVGYGFITWSLAQAPELLDTVLAQQPPTVMLSFGDLAPFADRIHRAGVPVTAQVQTLAQAQRALDAGADIIVAQGGEAGGHGMSVRSTFTLVPEVVDLVAARAPATLVVAAGGVADGRGLAAALALGADGVLVGTRFWAAAEALVSAGAHRRAIAAGGDETIRTEVFDVVRQRDWPKGFDLRLVSNAWIQRWHDSPDELLARLPEAVTAYREGVAAEDFDVDTVLVGEAVGLIREVRPAADIVTAMVRDAARILNRAGD from the coding sequence ATGACGCTGCACACCCGACTCACCGACTTCCTTGCCATCCGGCACCCGATCCTGCTGGCGCCGATGGCCATGGTGTCGGGAGGCCGCTTGGCGGCGGCGGTCACCGCCGCGGGCGGCCTGGGACTCCTCGGCGGCGGTTACGGCGACGCGGCCTGGTTGCGTTCCGAGATGGCCCAGGCCGGGGGTGCTCGCGTCGGCTACGGCTTCATCACCTGGAGCCTGGCGCAGGCACCCGAACTGCTCGACACCGTGCTGGCGCAGCAGCCGCCGACGGTCATGCTGTCGTTCGGCGATCTCGCGCCGTTCGCGGACCGTATCCACCGGGCGGGCGTTCCGGTGACCGCCCAGGTGCAGACCCTTGCCCAGGCGCAGCGGGCGCTGGACGCCGGCGCGGACATCATCGTCGCGCAGGGGGGCGAGGCGGGCGGGCACGGCATGAGCGTCCGTTCGACGTTCACGCTGGTGCCTGAGGTCGTCGACCTGGTCGCCGCACGCGCACCCGCGACGCTGGTGGTGGCCGCCGGAGGTGTCGCCGACGGTCGCGGCCTGGCGGCGGCGCTGGCGCTCGGTGCCGACGGGGTTCTGGTCGGCACCAGATTCTGGGCTGCTGCGGAAGCATTGGTGTCAGCGGGCGCGCACCGGCGCGCCATTGCGGCCGGCGGCGACGAGACAATCCGTACGGAGGTCTTTGACGTTGTGCGGCAACGTGATTGGCCGAAGGGCTTTGATCTGAGGCTGGTGAGCAATGCGTGGATCCAGCGCTGGCATGACAGCCCCGACGAGCTGCTGGCACGGCTGCCGGAGGCTGTCACTGCCTACCGGGAGGGGGTCGCCGCCGAAGACTTCGACGTCGACACCGTGCTGGTCGGCGAGGCCGTCGGGCTGATCCGCGAGGTCAGGCCGGCCGCGGATATCGTGACCGCGATGGTGCGCGACGCGGCCCGGATCCTCAACCGGGCCGGCGATTAG
- a CDS encoding tautomerase family protein, which translates to MPLLYIDLIEGRTPAEVRSLLDAVHDAVVDAFGVPPRDRYQVVRSHPAHETIALDTGLGIDRTPSLVIVQMVSRRRPRELKQKFYELLASTLAERCGLDPADLIVSITENEDEDWSFGHGRAQFLTGELTAEAQR; encoded by the coding sequence ATGCCACTGCTGTACATCGACCTCATCGAGGGCCGCACACCGGCTGAGGTCCGGTCGCTGCTCGACGCCGTTCACGACGCGGTTGTCGATGCGTTCGGGGTACCCCCGCGCGACCGCTACCAGGTGGTGCGCAGCCATCCGGCCCACGAGACCATCGCGCTGGACACGGGTCTCGGCATCGACCGCACTCCGTCACTGGTGATCGTTCAGATGGTGAGCCGACGCCGTCCGCGCGAACTCAAGCAGAAGTTCTACGAGCTACTGGCGTCGACGCTCGCCGAGCGATGCGGACTCGACCCGGCCGATCTGATCGTCTCGATCACCGAGAATGAAGATGAGGACTGGTCTTTCGGCCACGGCCGGGCGCAGTTCCTCACCGGAGAACTGACCGCGGAGGCGCAACGATGA
- a CDS encoding LysR family transcriptional regulator, producing the protein MTDVARGRVELRHLRAFEAVARLRSFTNAADELSITQPALSRTVAQLEDALGVPLLDRSSRHVAATPAGQSFLEHVERVLAELERGLDAVRRQASIRLGFSWLLPDPWAQQTVARFERTTGTTVQLVRTDDALAAVQQGRVDVAVVRGEVTSTAVQVVHLFDESRVAVCAVGCRLARRSELDWAEIPGLPLVVNTTSGTTGPWSWPGTQGPETVIETTNFDEWIESVAADRGIGVIPDVAVRRNIHPAVKFIPLRGAPPCSVSLVFLPRARNATLRRFVEAAVGSTAG; encoded by the coding sequence ATGACGGACGTGGCGCGCGGCCGAGTGGAGTTGCGCCACCTGCGCGCCTTCGAGGCCGTGGCGCGACTGCGGTCGTTCACCAACGCCGCCGACGAACTCAGCATCACCCAGCCCGCGCTGAGCCGCACGGTTGCGCAGTTGGAAGACGCGCTGGGCGTGCCTCTGCTCGACCGGAGCTCGCGGCACGTGGCGGCTACCCCGGCAGGGCAGTCGTTTCTGGAGCATGTCGAGCGAGTCCTCGCCGAATTGGAGCGGGGCTTGGATGCGGTGCGGCGGCAAGCGAGCATCCGGTTGGGTTTCAGTTGGCTGCTGCCCGATCCGTGGGCGCAGCAGACGGTCGCCCGGTTCGAGCGCACCACCGGCACCACGGTGCAGCTGGTCCGCACCGACGATGCGCTGGCCGCAGTGCAGCAGGGCAGGGTCGATGTCGCCGTGGTGCGGGGCGAGGTCACCTCGACCGCCGTGCAGGTGGTGCACCTGTTCGACGAGTCGCGGGTCGCGGTATGCGCCGTCGGGTGCCGGCTGGCACGGCGATCGGAGTTGGACTGGGCCGAGATCCCGGGATTGCCGCTCGTCGTCAACACCACCAGCGGCACCACCGGCCCGTGGTCCTGGCCGGGCACCCAGGGCCCCGAAACAGTAATCGAGACAACGAACTTCGACGAGTGGATCGAATCGGTGGCCGCCGACCGCGGCATCGGCGTCATCCCTGATGTCGCGGTACGGCGCAACATCCACCCGGCGGTGAAGTTCATACCGCTGCGGGGCGCGCCGCCCTGTTCCGTCTCCCTGGTTTTTCTGCCGCGGGCTCGTAACGCAACGCTGCGGCGCTTCGTGGAAGCCGCCGTCGGCAGCACCGCCGGGTGA
- a CDS encoding TetR/AcrR family transcriptional regulator → MNGHEVRRRSTHEALRLAALKSFAHKGFANVTVTELAREAGVTERTFFRHFPTKEAVLFQDYETQLEWLAEALAGRPASESLFEAVLASVATFPHDLEVVRQAATARTELISAERIAGHLRVVQASFAAVLTDFVRTRNADVPDIDLFAEVAGSTLAAALVVAVENWGRNGCSGDLGELVAKSLDLVRSGLAPLA, encoded by the coding sequence ATGAACGGTCACGAGGTTCGCCGCCGGTCGACGCACGAGGCGCTGCGGCTGGCGGCGCTGAAAAGCTTCGCCCATAAGGGATTCGCGAACGTCACCGTGACGGAGTTGGCGCGCGAGGCGGGCGTCACCGAGCGCACTTTCTTCCGGCATTTCCCGACCAAAGAGGCGGTGCTGTTCCAGGATTACGAGACGCAGCTGGAGTGGCTGGCCGAGGCGCTGGCCGGTCGGCCGGCTTCGGAGTCGCTGTTCGAGGCGGTGCTGGCCAGCGTCGCCACTTTCCCGCACGATCTCGAGGTGGTCCGCCAGGCCGCGACCGCCCGCACCGAGTTGATCAGTGCCGAGCGCATCGCCGGCCATCTGCGGGTGGTGCAGGCTTCATTCGCCGCCGTCCTGACCGATTTTGTCCGCACCCGGAATGCCGACGTGCCCGACATCGACCTGTTCGCCGAAGTGGCCGGCTCGACCTTGGCGGCGGCTCTCGTTGTGGCGGTGGAGAATTGGGGCCGCAACGGGTGTTCCGGCGATCTCGGCGAATTGGTGGCCAAGAGCTTGGATCTGGTGCGCTCCGGGCTGGCGCCGCTGGCCTGA
- a CDS encoding phytoene desaturase family protein produces MTDYDAIVVGAGHNGLTAAAILQRAGLRTVCLEANTYAGGMAATVELIDGFRYEIAGSVQFPTASQITKELGLDTLPTVEPEVMSTNIGENGEEPMVFYRDPMQLMTHLGEKHGFEAVTGMAELIGWSWGPAKALGRFDVRKPPKTLDEMYACAANEAERRAIHEMLFGSAMDVIDRYLPDKDKHAVMRGMLAFLAVNSTYRGPYTPGSATCLAFALAVPDNSTSMMTKLKGGIGALTEHLHELFVSHGGEIRFRAKVEQILVDHGNVTGVRLRDGSAVTAPIVVSNLAPDLTLTGLIDPEHVPAELVSRLSGRDHRASFIQMHFALDGLPEFAPPYELLNEEGMQMSVGIFGSPEEQQRHWENCRRGIVPDNPSMGLQIPSVHDPGLAPPGKHAASAYAYAFPVEVARDQHGHLKNEMAQRVIDKISRFAPNFKDIVIRHITFAPYHMNTMFAAPAGDFCHSLLHPDLMGPNRPGPKGFLDFPIPITGLYLGGAGCHGGPGITFTPGYNAAYQALEDAT; encoded by the coding sequence ATGACGGATTACGACGCGATCGTGGTGGGAGCGGGGCACAACGGACTGACCGCCGCGGCCATTCTGCAGCGGGCGGGTCTGCGCACCGTCTGCCTGGAGGCCAACACCTACGCCGGCGGCATGGCGGCCACCGTCGAGTTGATCGACGGATTCCGTTATGAGATCGCGGGGTCGGTCCAGTTCCCGACGGCGAGCCAGATCACCAAAGAACTGGGTCTGGACACGCTGCCAACGGTCGAACCCGAGGTGATGTCCACCAACATCGGCGAAAACGGTGAAGAGCCGATGGTCTTCTACCGCGACCCGATGCAGTTGATGACCCACCTGGGGGAGAAGCACGGCTTTGAGGCGGTCACCGGCATGGCCGAACTGATCGGATGGAGCTGGGGACCGGCAAAAGCGCTGGGCCGCTTCGATGTTCGCAAACCGCCGAAGACCCTCGACGAGATGTACGCGTGCGCGGCCAATGAGGCGGAGCGACGGGCCATCCACGAGATGCTGTTCGGTTCGGCGATGGACGTGATCGACCGCTATCTGCCCGACAAGGACAAGCACGCGGTGATGCGCGGCATGCTGGCCTTCCTGGCGGTGAACTCAACCTACCGCGGCCCCTATACACCGGGCAGCGCGACCTGCCTGGCCTTCGCTCTGGCGGTGCCCGACAACAGCACCTCGATGATGACCAAGCTCAAGGGCGGCATCGGCGCGCTCACCGAACATCTGCACGAGTTGTTCGTCTCCCACGGCGGGGAGATCCGGTTCCGCGCCAAGGTCGAGCAGATTCTCGTCGATCACGGCAACGTGACCGGGGTTCGGCTGCGGGATGGCTCGGCCGTCACCGCGCCGATCGTGGTCTCGAACCTGGCGCCCGATCTCACCCTGACCGGGCTGATCGATCCCGAACACGTTCCAGCCGAACTTGTTTCGCGCCTGTCGGGCCGCGATCACCGCGCCTCCTTCATCCAGATGCACTTCGCCCTCGACGGGCTGCCCGAGTTTGCGCCGCCCTATGAGTTGTTGAACGAAGAGGGCATGCAGATGTCGGTCGGCATCTTCGGCTCGCCCGAAGAGCAGCAGCGGCACTGGGAGAACTGTCGCCGCGGCATCGTCCCGGACAATCCCTCGATGGGTCTGCAGATCCCTTCGGTGCACGACCCGGGCCTCGCCCCGCCCGGCAAGCACGCCGCCAGCGCCTACGCGTACGCCTTCCCCGTCGAGGTCGCCCGCGACCAGCACGGACACCTCAAAAATGAGATGGCGCAACGGGTTATCGACAAGATCAGCAGATTCGCCCCGAATTTCAAGGACATCGTGATTCGCCACATCACGTTCGCGCCCTATCACATGAACACCATGTTCGCGGCTCCGGCCGGGGACTTCTGCCACAGCCTGCTGCACCCGGACCTGATGGGTCCAAACCGCCCGGGTCCGAAGGGCTTCCTGGATTTCCCGATACCGATCACCGGGCTCTACCTCGGCGGCGCCGGATGCCACGGCGGACCGGGCATCACCTTCACACCCGGCTACAACGCGGCGTACCAAGCCCTCGAGGACGCGACCTAA
- a CDS encoding SRPBCC family protein, with the protein MAVTESREVVIEATPDEIMDVLFDIETLPDWSSVHQKVEVLERDDQGHPLKSRQVVKLVGFSEEQELAYTVYDDGVGWTLIKAKQQKAQNGRYTLTPDGDSTRVRFDLTVELSMPVPGFFVRQGTKVLMDMATKGLRKRVLKVKKGG; encoded by the coding sequence ATGGCTGTCACCGAATCCCGCGAGGTCGTCATCGAGGCGACACCCGACGAGATCATGGATGTGTTGTTCGACATCGAGACTCTGCCGGACTGGTCGTCGGTGCATCAAAAAGTCGAAGTTCTCGAACGAGATGACCAGGGCCACCCGCTCAAGTCCCGGCAGGTTGTCAAACTCGTCGGGTTCAGCGAGGAGCAGGAGCTGGCCTACACCGTGTACGACGACGGGGTGGGCTGGACTCTGATCAAGGCCAAGCAGCAGAAGGCGCAGAACGGGCGCTACACCCTGACCCCCGACGGCGACTCCACCCGCGTGCGCTTCGACCTGACAGTCGAACTGAGTATGCCGGTGCCCGGATTCTTCGTCAGGCAGGGCACGAAGGTGTTGATGGACATGGCCACCAAAGGGCTGCGCAAGCGCGTCCTCAAGGTGAAAAAGGGCGGTTAG
- a CDS encoding zinc-binding dehydrogenase, with protein sequence MRAVVITKHGDPSVLKVQERPDPPPPGPGQLRIDVRAAGVNFADHLARVGLYPDAPKLPAVVGYEVAGIVTAVGDGVDPNRVGERVLAGTRFGGYAEIVNVAAADSVALPEAVTFEQGAAVPVNYATAWAGLHGYGSLRAGERVLIHAAAGGVGIAAIQFAKAAGAEIHGTASPGKHAKLAELGVDRAIDYRQDNWWKGLGPYDMVLDALGGTSLRRSYHLLRPGGRLVGYGISNMQEGEKRSLRKAAPHALAMLRGFNLIDQLSESKTVIGLNMLKLWDDRGSLEPWITPLSEALQDGTVSPVVHAAVPFAEAPEAHRILAARENIGKVVLVP encoded by the coding sequence ATGCGCGCAGTCGTTATCACCAAGCACGGCGACCCGTCGGTCCTGAAGGTGCAGGAGCGGCCGGACCCGCCACCGCCGGGCCCGGGCCAACTCCGGATCGATGTTCGCGCCGCCGGGGTCAACTTCGCCGACCATCTCGCCCGCGTCGGCCTGTACCCCGACGCGCCCAAACTGCCGGCGGTCGTCGGATATGAGGTCGCCGGCATCGTGACCGCCGTCGGTGACGGCGTGGATCCCAATCGTGTCGGCGAAAGAGTGTTGGCGGGAACACGTTTCGGCGGCTACGCGGAAATAGTCAACGTCGCCGCGGCCGACTCCGTGGCACTGCCCGAGGCGGTCACTTTCGAGCAGGGCGCCGCGGTCCCGGTGAACTATGCGACCGCGTGGGCGGGCCTGCACGGCTACGGGTCGTTGCGCGCCGGTGAGCGGGTGCTGATCCACGCCGCCGCCGGGGGTGTCGGCATCGCGGCCATTCAGTTCGCCAAGGCCGCCGGTGCGGAGATTCACGGCACGGCGTCCCCGGGCAAACACGCCAAGCTCGCCGAACTCGGGGTGGATCGTGCGATCGACTACCGCCAGGACAACTGGTGGAAGGGCCTGGGCCCTTACGACATGGTCTTGGACGCTCTCGGTGGCACCTCGCTGCGCCGGTCCTATCACCTGCTGCGTCCGGGCGGACGGCTGGTGGGCTACGGGATCTCGAATATGCAGGAGGGTGAGAAGCGTTCGCTGCGCAAGGCCGCGCCGCACGCGCTGGCGATGCTGCGTGGGTTCAACCTGATCGACCAACTCTCCGAGTCGAAGACGGTTATCGGGCTCAACATGCTCAAGTTGTGGGACGACCGCGGTTCCCTCGAGCCGTGGATCACGCCCCTGAGCGAAGCGCTGCAGGACGGCACGGTGTCGCCGGTCGTACATGCGGCGGTGCCGTTCGCCGAAGCACCGGAAGCGCATCGGATTCTGGCGGCCCGGGAGAACATCGGCAAGGTCGTGCTGGTTCCTTAG
- a CDS encoding SRPBCC family protein, with translation MTDGPTIEVDQFVAAAPSKVWRLLTEPALMRLWWAEGDVAPVVGHQFTLDMPGYGKQPCKVLEVDPPHRFVYTFTETWTLAWRLEAEGTGTRVFLAHSGFDLGDQRMAAAFSRMGPGWRDVVLPRMAGAITATG, from the coding sequence ATGACCGACGGGCCGACCATTGAGGTGGACCAGTTCGTGGCGGCTGCGCCGAGCAAGGTCTGGCGGCTGCTGACCGAACCGGCACTGATGCGGCTGTGGTGGGCGGAGGGCGACGTGGCACCAGTTGTGGGCCACCAGTTCACCCTCGACATGCCCGGTTACGGAAAGCAACCGTGCAAGGTCCTCGAGGTGGACCCACCGCACCGCTTTGTCTACACCTTCACCGAGACCTGGACGCTGGCCTGGCGACTCGAGGCAGAAGGCACCGGCACCCGAGTCTTCCTCGCGCACAGCGGATTCGACCTCGGCGACCAGCGGATGGCTGCCGCCTTCAGCCGTATGGGACCCGGCTGGCGCGATGTAGTGCTGCCCCGGATGGCCGGAGCAATCACGGCAACAGGCTGA
- a CDS encoding ArsR/SmtB family transcription factor — MASPDRICDRIFTALANPVRRKLLEILSCQSLSAGELSERFDLSRPAVAEHLKVLRDAGLVADEAQGRRRIYRLTAEPLAELGDWLHPFEKFWRARLAALAETAEELE, encoded by the coding sequence GTGGCCAGCCCCGACCGCATTTGTGATCGCATCTTCACTGCGTTGGCAAATCCGGTGCGGCGCAAGCTTCTTGAGATCTTGAGTTGCCAGTCATTGTCCGCCGGGGAGCTCAGCGAACGGTTCGACCTGAGCCGGCCGGCCGTCGCCGAACACCTGAAGGTGTTGCGCGACGCCGGGTTGGTGGCCGACGAGGCGCAGGGCCGTCGGCGTATTTACCGGCTGACCGCGGAACCGCTGGCCGAGCTCGGTGACTGGTTGCATCCGTTCGAGAAGTTCTGGCGGGCAAGGCTTGCCGCTCTCGCCGAGACAGCAGAGGAGCTGGAATGA
- a CDS encoding PucR family transcriptional regulator, translated as MTDDATADVVRGYLLTIASRLQQRVDQISFTICTALVAEIPELCGEDRTFEMLDAGVAANLDTIFQALLHDTPVNQTAVPELATDFARRLARHGVPVNTLVRAYRLGQRQMTEQLFTELHSLQIEPTMQVAVIEAITTFVFEYVDWVSQHLVGAHETEHVQMLEHQNSIRTMRVRDLLSDDTAVAVDTASAAIDYPLHLQHLALIVWHAVDDDLAQLQRFTDGLAAAVGASARPLFAAVDRAGAWIWLPFGSAPGELTAQIRDYTNAQPESLNIAMGALGSGVQGFRRSHRQALRAREAALAAERRPQASRRVLVAATDPAVMAAALLSTGIGEVRGWVSDVLGDLTSATEDDAVLRETLRVFLHRGSTHEAAARELNVSFNDLRSRVERAVARRGRPIEDRAEVELALFVCHWYGSAVLRPA; from the coding sequence GTGACCGACGACGCGACAGCTGACGTTGTACGCGGCTACCTCCTCACGATCGCCTCCCGGCTGCAGCAACGGGTCGACCAGATCAGCTTCACGATCTGCACAGCACTCGTCGCCGAGATACCCGAACTATGCGGCGAGGACCGTACGTTCGAGATGCTCGACGCCGGCGTCGCGGCCAACCTCGACACGATCTTCCAGGCGCTGCTGCACGACACTCCGGTCAACCAGACCGCTGTGCCCGAACTGGCCACGGACTTCGCCCGCCGTCTCGCCCGGCACGGCGTTCCGGTGAACACGCTGGTGCGCGCCTACCGGCTCGGGCAGCGTCAGATGACCGAGCAGCTGTTCACCGAATTGCACAGTCTGCAGATCGAACCGACCATGCAGGTGGCGGTGATCGAGGCGATCACCACGTTCGTCTTCGAGTACGTCGACTGGGTTTCACAACATCTGGTCGGGGCGCACGAAACCGAGCACGTGCAGATGCTGGAGCACCAGAACAGTATCCGGACGATGCGCGTACGCGACCTGCTCAGCGACGATACGGCCGTCGCCGTCGACACCGCTTCTGCGGCAATCGATTACCCTCTGCACCTACAGCATCTTGCGCTCATCGTCTGGCACGCGGTGGACGACGACTTGGCCCAGCTGCAGCGGTTCACCGACGGCTTGGCCGCGGCAGTGGGCGCCTCAGCGAGACCCCTTTTCGCCGCCGTGGACCGCGCCGGCGCCTGGATTTGGCTGCCGTTCGGATCCGCACCCGGTGAACTCACCGCCCAGATCCGCGATTACACCAACGCGCAACCGGAGTCACTGAACATCGCCATGGGCGCGCTGGGATCCGGCGTCCAGGGTTTCCGGCGATCCCACCGTCAGGCACTGCGTGCCCGAGAAGCCGCGCTGGCCGCGGAGCGACGACCGCAGGCGTCCAGACGAGTACTTGTCGCGGCAACCGATCCCGCGGTGATGGCGGCGGCACTGCTGAGCACCGGTATCGGTGAGGTCCGCGGCTGGGTGTCGGACGTCCTCGGGGATCTGACGTCCGCCACCGAAGACGACGCGGTCCTGCGCGAGACACTGCGGGTGTTTCTGCACCGCGGCTCCACGCACGAAGCCGCGGCACGGGAACTCAACGTCAGTTTCAACGACCTGCGGAGTCGGGTAGAGCGCGCGGTCGCCCGCCGCGGGCGCCCGATCGAGGATAGGGCCGAGGTCGAACTCGCGTTGTTTGTCTGCCACTGGTATGGCTCGGCTGTGCTACGGCCGGCCTGA